From Elaeis guineensis isolate ETL-2024a chromosome 16, EG11, whole genome shotgun sequence, a single genomic window includes:
- the LOC105059616 gene encoding peptidyl-prolyl cis-trans isomerase CYP19-1, with translation MASNPRVFFDMAIGGAPAGRIVMELYADVVPRTAENFRALCTGEKGVGRSGKPLHYKGSTFHRVIPGFMCQGGDFTAGNGTGGESIYGAKFQDENFIKKHTGSGVLSMANAGANTNGSQFFICTATTSWLDGKHVVFGQVVEGLDVVRSIEKVGSQSGRTSKPVTVADCGQLA, from the coding sequence ATGGCTTCGAACCCTAGGGTTTTCTTCGACATGGCAATCGGCGGTGCCCCCGCCGGCCGGATCGTGATGGAGCTGTATGCTGACGTGGTCCCCCGCACGGCGGAGAACTTCCGTGCCCTGTGCACCGGCGAGAAGGGCGTCGGGAGGTCCGGCAAGCCGCTGCACTACAAGGGGTCGACGTTCCACAGGGTGATCCCGGGGTTCATGTGCCAGGGCGGCGACTTCACCGCCGGGAACGGCACCGGCGGGGAGTCGATCTACGGGGCGAAGTTCCAGGACGAGAACTTCATCAAGAAGCACACGGGCTCCGGGGTGCTGTCGATGGCGAACGCGGGGGCCAACACGAACGGCTCCCAGTTCTTCATCTGCACCGCCACCACCTCGTGGCTCGACGGGAAGCACGTCGTCTTTGGGCAGGTGGTGGAGGGGTTGGACGTCGTCAGATCCATCGAGAAGGTTGGATCCCAGAGCGGGAGGACCTCCAAGCCCGTCACCGTCGCGGACTGCGGCCAACTCGCTTAG
- the LOC105059617 gene encoding probable magnesium transporter NIPA6, which yields MESIARVSDNTKGLILAAVSGAFIGASFILKKKGLKRAGRFGIPAGFGGYAYLLEPLWWAGMLTMMIGEVANFVAYVFAPAVLVTPLGALSIIVSAVLAHFMLKERLQKLGVLGCVSCIVGSVVIIIHAPQEHSPSSVEEIWNLATQPAFLVYSGATLSIVLALVLHFEPRYGQTNILVYLGICSLMGSLTVVSIKAIGIAIKLTLEGMSQIAYPQTWLFVTVAVVCVIAQLNYLNKALDTFNTAIVSPIYYVMFTTLTIVASAIMFKDWSGQDVSDIASELCGFITVLSGTVLLHTAREQEMAPAAASISWYINRGSADTLKNVEEDHFVMLLSSDSPDYVK from the exons ATGGAGTCGATCGCACGGGTGTCGGACAACACTAAAGGGCTGATCTTGGCCGCGGTGTCGGGTGCGTTCATCGGCGCCAGTTTCATTTTGAAGAAGAAGGGGCTCAAGCGCGCCGGCAGATTCGGCATCCCTGCTG GTTTTGGAGGGTATGCATACCTATTAGAGCCTTTGTGGTGGGCTGGCATGCTAACAA TGATGATAGGTGAGGTGGCAAATTTTGTGGCTTATGTTTTTGCCCCTGCAGTTCTTGTAACTCCTCTTGGTGCATTGAGTATTATTGTCAG TGCTGTTTTGGCACACTTCATGCTGAAAGAACGATTACAGAAACTAGGTGTTTTGGGGTGTGTGTCCTGTATCGTTGGCTCAGTTGTTATCATAATTCACGCACCTCAGGAGCATTCTCCGAGTTCTGTAGAAGAAATTTGGAATCTAGCTACTCAACCTG CATTTTTAGTTTACTCTGGAGCTACATTATCAATTGTATTGGCATTAGTACTACACTTTGAACCTCGTTATGGACAGACCAACATATTGGTTTACCTTGGCATCTGCTCTCTAATGGGCTCACTGACG GTTGTTAGCATCAAGGCCATTGGAATTGCAATAAAACTTACATTGGAGGGAATGAGTCAGATTGCTTATCCACAGACATGGCTATTTGTCACAGTTGCTGTCGTTTGTGTCATCGCTCAATTGAATTACTTGAACAAG GCACTGGATACCTTCAATACAGCAATTGTCTCCCCAATTTACTATGTTATGTTCACCACTCTCACGATAGTGGCAAGTGCAATAATGTTCAAG GATTGGTCTGGTCAAGATGTAAGCGATATAGCTTCTGAATTGTGTGGGTTTATAACAGTTCTCTCCGGGACAGTCTTATTGCATACAGCCAGAGAGCAGGAAATGGCTCCTGCAGCAG CTTCCATATCTTGGTACATTAATAGAGGATCTGCTGATACATTGAAGAATGTTGAAGAGGACCATTTTGTTATGTTACTAAGTTCAGATTCTCCAGATTATGTCAAGTGA